The following are from one region of the Pseudodesulfovibrio piezophilus C1TLV30 genome:
- a CDS encoding sigma-54-dependent transcriptional regulator, protein MPANILVLDDEKNYLLILESILEDEGYNVTTLSDPEMGLAYLEESEVDLVLTDMKMPGLTGQDVLAHCKKNYPHIPVLIMTAFGSIEAAVEAMRIGAFDYITKPFANEELVLSVSKAEQYAATQQENIRLKREIRDRYSKGNIIARGKGMQQVLDMVDRAAPSRSTVLILGESGTGKELIARALHNASPRCDEAFVTVNCMALNPGVLESELFGHEKGSFTGATAMRKGRFEQANKGTLFLDEIGELTPELQVKLLRVLQEHQIERVGGTETMDVDIRIVAATNKNLQEAVSKGEFREDLFYRLNVVSIFMPPLRERREDIPLLAAHFLDKYTKENQVEIGGFSAAAMDYLTAYEWPGNVRQLENVVERCTVLARTDTVDSDDLPPEIKDEEAQFKSAVDLLPSKLNLAETMDKIEGALVKRALVQCEFVQVKAAEMLGLSKSNLQYKLKKYELAGKAL, encoded by the coding sequence ATGCCCGCGAATATACTGGTTCTCGATGACGAGAAAAACTATCTGCTCATTCTGGAATCCATTCTGGAGGATGAAGGGTACAACGTAACAACGTTGTCCGATCCCGAAATGGGGCTGGCCTACCTGGAGGAATCCGAGGTGGATCTGGTGCTCACCGATATGAAAATGCCGGGCCTGACCGGGCAGGATGTCCTGGCGCATTGCAAAAAGAACTACCCGCATATTCCGGTGCTCATCATGACTGCTTTCGGATCCATCGAAGCCGCAGTGGAGGCCATGCGCATCGGAGCCTTTGATTACATCACCAAGCCGTTCGCCAATGAAGAACTGGTCCTTTCCGTTTCCAAGGCCGAGCAGTACGCTGCGACCCAGCAGGAGAATATCCGGCTCAAGAGGGAGATCAGGGATCGCTACTCCAAGGGTAATATCATCGCGCGCGGCAAAGGTATGCAGCAGGTGCTGGATATGGTGGATCGGGCTGCCCCGAGTCGCTCGACAGTGCTCATTCTCGGAGAATCCGGCACAGGAAAGGAACTTATTGCCCGAGCGCTTCATAATGCTTCTCCCCGTTGTGACGAAGCATTTGTCACGGTCAATTGCATGGCCTTGAATCCCGGGGTGCTCGAATCAGAATTGTTCGGCCATGAAAAAGGGTCGTTTACCGGAGCCACGGCCATGCGCAAGGGGCGCTTTGAACAGGCCAACAAAGGGACGCTCTTTCTTGACGAGATCGGGGAATTGACCCCGGAGTTGCAGGTCAAATTGCTACGCGTGTTGCAGGAACATCAGATAGAGCGTGTCGGCGGGACGGAAACCATGGATGTGGATATCCGTATCGTGGCCGCCACTAACAAGAATTTGCAGGAAGCCGTGTCCAAGGGAGAGTTTCGGGAAGACCTTTTCTACCGGTTGAACGTGGTCTCCATTTTCATGCCGCCATTGCGGGAACGCCGTGAAGATATCCCCCTGCTTGCAGCACATTTTCTGGACAAGTACACCAAGGAAAACCAGGTGGAGATCGGAGGATTTTCGGCTGCGGCCATGGATTATCTGACAGCCTACGAGTGGCCCGGTAATGTCCGGCAGTTGGAAAACGTAGTGGAGCGCTGTACGGTTCTGGCCCGCACCGATACAGTGGATTCTGATGATTTGCCGCCGGAAATCAAGGACGAGGAAGCACAATTCAAATCTGCCGTGGACCTGTTGCCCAGCAAGCTGAATCTGGCTGAAACCATGGACAAGATCGAGGGCGCACTGGTCAAACGCGCTTTGGTTCAGTGCGAATTTGTGCAGGTCAAGGCGGCCGAGATGCTCGGGCTTTCAAAATCGAATCTTCAGTACAAGCTCAAAAAATATGAGCTGGCAGGGAAGGCTCTCTGA
- a CDS encoding glycosyltransferase — MIRTSIPVFCYHNVSDIDGHTPERFCEHLDAIQDAGYRTLSSRDLMAVVRGEKKAPPKSVVLTFDDGHLSNWLNVLPELLKRDMTGTFFLLTDFTRPGSVRTLADAPPMTTMPEALKAALQKEDYAQFINESEAKAMVDKGMEIFSHGCRHQGIFRTLRPTALMGEKHARWPAWSIYPGYNPQWPTFDDASAYVYDGFTPQLNCTDSPRFVRRSPAERLAFCRKDFARSIERMRELNGLEEQLFCWPWGHFCDDAEAELKKAGYAGAFTLERWVNAKGTDPFRLNRIGVGRPKTGKWIQARLRMYGSDPAARFFFKLHTKRPEVQNVLYATDSTRLSGGSRQMINNIEIMTSMGITTHALLHPQSPLIPALDGLDVNIIPYDNFSSYLSAGRFMKKTIRENSIDVVHTFHNRAYKMGVIAKLMGAKFKLFINRGVISRPNDIFFLWTALSNGVICNSVQCAKILKKHRVMKRRLNVVYNAYCGPDFGERKPQKKRGTRFIYVGNVAEIKGYDIFAKAASRLCETSDCRNLEFVAVGITAQGQKRFAPLYTPALKERLTIHEELSHMDTLEEMRFADVICVTSRLESFPNTLIEGFDLGLPGICTAVGGIPEIIRDGVNGFLCASEDVECLAQKMRLLADDPITRYTMGKRGRAVVRTLLTPEEKGHNLMRVYMGEQRSEPLAVDTLADTDQPDEKPYAECKD; from the coding sequence ATGATCAGAACATCCATACCAGTCTTTTGCTATCACAACGTCAGCGACATTGACGGGCATACTCCCGAACGCTTTTGCGAGCATCTCGACGCCATTCAGGACGCAGGCTACCGCACTCTCTCCAGCCGGGATCTCATGGCAGTGGTCCGTGGCGAAAAAAAGGCACCGCCCAAATCCGTGGTCCTCACATTCGATGACGGGCACCTGTCCAACTGGCTGAATGTGCTGCCGGAACTGCTCAAACGGGACATGACCGGCACGTTCTTTCTGCTCACGGATTTTACCCGCCCCGGCTCCGTCAGGACACTCGCTGATGCCCCACCCATGACGACCATGCCGGAAGCGCTCAAGGCTGCCCTCCAGAAAGAGGACTATGCCCAGTTCATCAACGAATCAGAAGCCAAGGCCATGGTGGACAAGGGAATGGAGATTTTCTCCCATGGCTGCCGTCATCAGGGAATTTTCCGAACCCTGCGCCCGACCGCACTCATGGGGGAAAAACATGCCCGCTGGCCAGCGTGGTCCATTTATCCCGGTTACAATCCCCAATGGCCGACTTTCGACGATGCCAGCGCCTACGTATACGATGGATTCACGCCACAGCTCAATTGCACAGACTCTCCCCGTTTTGTACGGCGGAGTCCTGCGGAACGGCTCGCATTCTGCCGCAAGGATTTTGCCCGCAGCATTGAACGGATGAGAGAACTGAACGGGCTGGAGGAACAACTTTTCTGCTGGCCCTGGGGACACTTCTGTGACGATGCCGAAGCTGAACTGAAAAAGGCCGGATACGCCGGAGCCTTTACCTTGGAACGATGGGTCAATGCCAAAGGAACGGATCCGTTCCGGCTCAATCGCATCGGCGTAGGGAGACCCAAAACCGGGAAATGGATTCAAGCCCGGCTCCGCATGTATGGCTCGGACCCCGCAGCCCGATTTTTTTTCAAACTGCACACCAAGCGACCCGAAGTGCAGAATGTGCTCTATGCCACGGATTCGACCCGCCTTTCGGGTGGCAGCCGACAAATGATCAACAACATTGAGATCATGACTTCCATGGGGATCACCACCCATGCCCTGCTTCATCCGCAGTCGCCGCTTATCCCGGCCCTGGATGGGCTGGATGTCAACATCATTCCCTACGACAATTTCAGCAGCTACCTCTCTGCCGGACGATTCATGAAAAAGACCATCCGGGAGAATTCCATTGATGTGGTCCATACTTTCCACAACCGGGCATACAAAATGGGCGTCATCGCCAAGCTCATGGGAGCGAAATTCAAGCTTTTCATCAATCGAGGAGTCATCTCCCGCCCCAATGACATCTTCTTTCTCTGGACCGCTCTTTCCAACGGGGTCATCTGCAATTCCGTCCAGTGCGCCAAAATTCTGAAAAAACATCGGGTTATGAAACGCCGCCTCAATGTGGTTTACAATGCTTACTGCGGACCGGATTTCGGCGAACGCAAGCCACAAAAGAAACGGGGGACACGCTTCATTTACGTTGGTAATGTCGCGGAAATAAAAGGCTATGATATCTTTGCCAAGGCCGCGTCCCGACTCTGTGAGACATCTGACTGCCGCAATCTGGAATTCGTCGCCGTCGGAATCACCGCACAAGGACAGAAACGATTCGCTCCGCTGTATACCCCCGCCCTCAAAGAACGCCTGACCATCCATGAAGAACTGTCACATATGGACACTCTGGAGGAAATGCGCTTTGCCGATGTCATCTGCGTCACCTCCAGGCTGGAGAGCTTTCCCAATACCCTGATCGAGGGATTCGATCTCGGTCTGCCCGGCATCTGCACTGCGGTAGGAGGCATTCCCGAAATAATCCGCGACGGAGTCAACGGCTTCCTGTGCGCCAGTGAAGACGTGGAATGCCTTGCCCAAAAAATGCGCCTGCTGGCAGACGATCCCATAACGCGCTATACTATGGGCAAGAGAGGGCGTGCTGTGGTCCGCACTCTCCTCACCCCGGAGGAGAAGGGGCACAACCTGATGCGCGTCTACATGGGAGAACAACGCAGCGAACCGCTTGCTGTGGACACTCTCGCCGACACAGACCAGCCGGATGAAAAACCGTATGCAGAATGCAAAGACTAA
- a CDS encoding ATP-grasp domain-containing protein encodes MFLLDAPYVSEFLKRSVERMGVSVLDTPGARRLTDGADIQFISGGDFSCRLAAGERVLANSENALAHIFSCGCHDDLVRQITVCKDKALFRETVAGLHPEYRFMRAASEDLAELDVSGMQTPFVVKPARGFFSLGVHVVRDHALWPEVVRAIEDERSAMNAEYPEEVVNADEYIVEAGIEGKEYAIDVYYDEHGDPVITNILHHHFLSEDDISDTLYYTSAEIIETWLEPFTEYVARVGQACEFRNFPMHLEVRVDELGHILPIEANPLRFAGWCVADITCHAWGVDPYECYFKKMRPDWPSLLKKQPEKACVMVIAEVPGHMDRRAITKIDYHGLSTLFEEVLELRTIDYTQYPVFAFAFARMSMAGLERLKGELGDDFSRFITTA; translated from the coding sequence ATGTTTCTCCTTGATGCTCCCTATGTGTCTGAATTTCTGAAGCGAAGCGTCGAGCGGATGGGCGTGTCCGTGTTGGATACCCCCGGAGCGCGCCGTTTGACGGACGGGGCGGATATTCAATTCATCAGTGGTGGTGATTTCTCTTGCCGACTGGCAGCGGGAGAAAGGGTCCTCGCCAATTCAGAGAATGCCCTTGCCCATATCTTTTCCTGCGGCTGTCATGATGATCTTGTCAGGCAGATAACGGTTTGCAAGGACAAGGCCCTGTTTCGGGAAACCGTGGCCGGATTGCACCCGGAATATCGTTTCATGCGGGCCGCTTCCGAGGATTTGGCCGAACTGGATGTTTCCGGGATGCAAACACCCTTTGTGGTCAAACCGGCTCGTGGATTTTTCAGCCTCGGAGTCCATGTGGTCAGGGATCACGCCCTGTGGCCTGAGGTGGTCCGGGCTATCGAGGATGAGCGGTCAGCCATGAATGCAGAGTACCCGGAGGAAGTTGTCAACGCTGACGAGTATATTGTGGAGGCGGGAATCGAGGGGAAGGAATATGCCATTGACGTCTATTATGACGAGCATGGTGATCCTGTGATTACCAATATTCTGCATCACCATTTTCTGTCCGAGGACGATATTTCGGACACCTTGTATTATACCTCGGCAGAGATCATCGAGACTTGGCTTGAACCTTTTACCGAGTATGTCGCACGGGTTGGTCAGGCTTGTGAATTTCGCAACTTCCCCATGCATCTGGAGGTTCGGGTGGATGAACTGGGTCATATCCTGCCCATAGAAGCCAACCCGCTCCGTTTTGCCGGGTGGTGTGTGGCGGACATTACCTGCCATGCCTGGGGCGTGGACCCCTATGAATGTTATTTCAAGAAGATGCGACCGGATTGGCCGTCCCTGCTCAAGAAGCAGCCGGAAAAAGCCTGTGTCATGGTCATCGCCGAAGTTCCCGGTCATATGGATCGCAGGGCGATTACGAAGATCGATTACCATGGATTGAGCACACTCTTTGAAGAAGTGCTCGAATTACGCACAATCGACTACACGCAGTACCCTGTGTTCGCTTTTGCCTTTGCCCGCATGAGTATGGCTGGGCTGGAGCGCCTCAAGGGCGAGCTTGGTGATGATTTCAGCCGATTCATCACCACGGCTTAG
- a CDS encoding B12-binding domain-containing radical SAM protein has protein sequence MRRLSHPHICWTDNDGPRILGINPWITDFAAFNVWSRPVGLLACLDMLRNAGASVALLDCMDRTWEDVAWPTPGQYATGRYPKETLPLPPAMASMERRYSRYGLPHDHVRQALAALDPPPEAILVTSIMTYWYPGSLHMLDLAAELWPDVPRLLGGTYATLCADHARIHADADLIMQGSMEKRTNWDTLWNLLHRPAPPLPDNAGLGLALDLYNEPNYAPILGSRGCPFTCDYCASHALYPKFTQGEPDRIFASIASEYERGVRDFAFYDDALLVNPDQWLWPLLTRITEAGLDLRLHTPNAMHVRSLTRDVCHRLKQAGLHTVRLGLETTDFENRHDVKLTEQEWKDGANTLLEAGFDLDDIGVYILFGLPNQNPANVEDAIRHVQAFGFRPHLAHYTPIPGSPMFHEAVAASPYPLEQEPLFQNNSIWPCVPGGFNWEDARRWKSLLHGTG, from the coding sequence ATGCGCCGCCTTTCCCATCCACATATCTGTTGGACCGACAATGACGGTCCCCGCATCCTCGGTATCAACCCATGGATAACCGACTTTGCGGCCTTCAATGTCTGGTCGCGCCCGGTGGGGCTGCTGGCCTGTCTGGATATGCTCCGAAATGCCGGGGCATCGGTTGCGCTCCTGGACTGCATGGACCGCACATGGGAAGATGTGGCATGGCCGACACCCGGTCAATATGCCACTGGCCGATATCCCAAGGAAACCCTACCGCTGCCGCCAGCCATGGCTTCCATGGAAAGACGATATTCCCGTTACGGCCTGCCGCATGATCATGTCCGGCAGGCTTTGGCCGCCCTTGACCCACCGCCGGAAGCGATCCTGGTGACGTCCATCATGACTTATTGGTATCCCGGCTCACTGCATATGCTGGACCTGGCTGCCGAATTGTGGCCCGATGTTCCCCGCCTCCTTGGCGGCACTTATGCCACTTTGTGCGCAGATCATGCCCGAATCCATGCCGATGCCGACCTGATCATGCAGGGAAGCATGGAAAAACGGACAAACTGGGACACCCTGTGGAACCTGTTGCACCGCCCCGCCCCACCTCTCCCGGACAATGCGGGATTGGGACTGGCCCTGGACCTATACAATGAGCCGAACTACGCACCTATCCTCGGTTCCCGAGGCTGCCCCTTCACCTGCGACTACTGCGCAAGTCATGCCTTGTACCCGAAATTCACCCAGGGAGAACCGGACCGGATTTTCGCTTCCATCGCATCGGAATACGAACGAGGCGTACGGGACTTCGCTTTTTATGATGATGCCCTGCTGGTCAACCCGGATCAATGGCTCTGGCCGCTTCTGACCCGTATAACCGAAGCAGGACTGGACCTGCGACTGCATACACCCAACGCCATGCATGTCCGCAGCCTGACCCGTGATGTCTGCCATCGCCTCAAGCAAGCGGGATTGCACACAGTACGACTGGGGCTGGAAACCACGGATTTCGAGAACCGTCATGATGTGAAGCTGACCGAACAGGAGTGGAAGGACGGCGCGAACACGCTGCTGGAAGCCGGATTCGATCTGGACGACATCGGCGTCTACATTCTCTTCGGGCTGCCGAATCAGAATCCTGCCAATGTGGAAGACGCCATCAGGCACGTCCAGGCCTTTGGCTTTCGCCCTCATCTGGCACACTACACACCCATTCCCGGCAGTCCCATGTTTCATGAAGCGGTCGCGGCAAGCCCCTACCCTCTGGAGCAGGAACCGCTCTTCCAGAACAACTCCATCTGGCCCTGCGTGCCCGGCGGATTCAACTGGGAAGATGCCCGCCGCTGGAAATCACTCCTGCACGGAACAGGATAG
- a CDS encoding glycosyltransferase family A protein, translated as MQNAKTKSLTHFWGTLPEELKAKLRLGFTGKRHLLDIVGWSLRSGIPSLGPLISDALQTAFSENPLDGEMATELLAHEALRARLPKTTADAMNSVASHWRKPENTSYFERLLMKRDMAKLKNFIEQKKEREPENLFWREQAVTFGLIDNDREWVRFMLENIPAELTPILDHVALRMNLLPEAPVASIPSTWKTHDIFGPNSSAVTWGLHLLQSGEPTVAQPLLTGSLNRTPWNTTLILRLHDLITKRDTQKMPLDGSTAILLYSWNKAGELDATLASLFASDLPMVSIFALNNGSTDDTAEILEAWRPRFTTKLGPKRFEILSLPVNIGAPAARNWLMHHPPVTAHDFTCYLDDDVALPSDWLARLGSAVHLYPEAGVWGCKVTDYANMALVQSADSHLLGDQDAPPLDLSRTAPNPFRLSDLHIQTLDAGLLDIMRPCASVTGCCHLFRTAVLLESGDFALQLSPSQYDDMEHDLRLCKTGQFPVYQGHLSIRHKKRTGVASRTSAKEEGNALGNKYKMQTMHSREELTQAMLHEHRLLDDDLMMKMARLDQTD; from the coding sequence ATGCAGAATGCAAAGACTAAATCCCTAACCCATTTCTGGGGAACCCTGCCTGAAGAACTCAAGGCCAAATTGCGTCTGGGTTTTACCGGCAAACGGCATCTGCTGGATATCGTGGGCTGGAGCCTCCGGTCCGGCATTCCGTCACTCGGTCCCCTGATCTCCGATGCCCTGCAAACCGCATTTTCCGAAAATCCCCTCGATGGCGAAATGGCCACGGAACTGCTGGCCCATGAAGCTCTCCGCGCGCGACTGCCCAAGACCACGGCTGATGCCATGAATTCCGTGGCCAGTCATTGGCGAAAACCTGAAAATACAAGCTATTTCGAGCGGCTGCTGATGAAGCGCGATATGGCCAAACTCAAAAATTTTATCGAACAAAAAAAAGAGAGAGAGCCGGAGAACCTCTTCTGGAGGGAACAGGCGGTCACCTTCGGCCTTATTGACAATGACCGGGAATGGGTGCGTTTCATGCTCGAAAATATCCCGGCAGAACTGACACCTATCCTGGATCATGTTGCACTACGGATGAACCTCCTGCCTGAAGCCCCCGTGGCATCAATCCCCTCGACGTGGAAAACTCATGATATATTTGGCCCAAACTCTTCGGCAGTGACATGGGGACTGCACCTGCTGCAATCGGGTGAGCCAACCGTGGCCCAGCCTCTTCTGACCGGGAGCCTGAACCGGACCCCGTGGAATACGACCCTGATCCTTCGCCTTCATGACCTGATCACGAAACGGGACACGCAGAAAATGCCCCTCGACGGGAGCACAGCCATCCTGCTTTATTCATGGAATAAGGCAGGGGAACTTGACGCCACCCTGGCTTCGCTCTTTGCATCGGACCTACCGATGGTCTCGATCTTTGCCCTGAATAACGGATCGACTGATGACACGGCTGAAATCCTTGAAGCATGGCGACCGCGTTTCACCACCAAACTTGGGCCAAAACGGTTCGAGATACTTTCCCTGCCGGTCAATATCGGAGCGCCCGCTGCCCGCAACTGGCTCATGCACCACCCGCCCGTCACTGCCCACGACTTCACCTGCTACCTTGATGATGATGTTGCACTGCCATCCGATTGGCTCGCCCGCCTCGGCTCGGCCGTCCACTTGTACCCCGAGGCCGGAGTCTGGGGATGCAAGGTCACGGACTACGCCAACATGGCTCTTGTGCAAAGTGCGGACTCCCACCTCCTGGGAGATCAGGACGCCCCGCCTCTTGATTTATCCCGCACCGCACCCAATCCCTTCCGACTCTCCGACCTGCATATCCAGACACTGGATGCCGGGCTACTGGATATCATGCGTCCCTGTGCATCGGTCACAGGATGCTGCCACCTGTTTCGGACTGCGGTCCTGCTGGAATCCGGTGATTTCGCACTCCAGCTCTCTCCGTCTCAGTATGATGACATGGAACATGACCTGCGGCTCTGCAAGACCGGTCAATTCCCGGTTTATCAGGGACACCTCTCCATCCGTCATAAGAAAAGGACAGGAGTGGCATCCCGAACTTCAGCCAAAGAAGAAGGGAACGCGCTGGGCAACAAGTACAAGATGCAGACCATGCATTCCCGCGAAGAACTCACGCAGGCCATGCTGCACGAGCATCGCCTGCTTGATGATGATCTGATGATGAAGATGGCGAGACTGGACCAGACAGACTGA
- a CDS encoding polyphenol oxidase family protein, whose protein sequence is MASIAFFPFEFLGIPSVQCAFTSRRGGVSEPPHDSANLSFEVGDDDHAVRQNRRMLFKRFELTAWCECRQVHGDTLHVEPSPIAPEDMATLEGDGLATALPGTGLVIKTADCQPILMAHRSGRYVAGLHVGWRGNKLNFPKTGVRRFCETYGLDPKDIFAVRGPSLSPASAEFINFETDFGPAFAPYFDPDSKHMDLWRLTRDQLMDAGLPSEHIHSMDLCTMGRDDTFFSHRKACASPAGTTGRQAGFIWIKP, encoded by the coding sequence ATGGCGTCCATAGCTTTTTTCCCCTTTGAATTCCTGGGCATTCCTTCGGTCCAGTGCGCCTTCACCTCCCGTCGGGGCGGGGTTTCGGAACCACCGCACGATTCAGCCAACCTGTCCTTCGAGGTCGGTGACGATGACCATGCCGTCCGCCAAAACAGGCGGATGCTTTTCAAGCGTTTCGAGCTGACCGCCTGGTGCGAATGCAGACAGGTCCATGGTGACACCCTGCATGTGGAGCCCTCTCCCATCGCCCCGGAAGACATGGCAACCCTGGAAGGTGATGGTCTTGCCACTGCTTTGCCCGGCACGGGACTGGTCATCAAGACCGCAGACTGTCAGCCTATCCTGATGGCACATCGTTCAGGCCGGTATGTGGCCGGTCTTCACGTCGGATGGCGGGGCAACAAACTCAATTTTCCCAAAACAGGAGTACGGCGATTCTGTGAGACATACGGGCTTGACCCGAAGGATATCTTTGCCGTCCGTGGCCCCAGCCTCAGCCCAGCGTCTGCGGAATTCATCAATTTCGAGACTGACTTCGGCCCTGCATTCGCTCCTTACTTTGACCCCGACTCCAAACACATGGACCTCTGGCGACTGACCCGGGACCAGCTCATGGACGCCGGATTGCCCAGTGAACACATCCATTCCATGGACCTCTGCACCATGGGGCGGGATGACACCTTCTTCTCACACCGCAAAGCCTGTGCCTCCCCAGCCGGGACAACAGGCCGCCAAGCGGGATTCATCTGGATCAAACCGTAA
- a CDS encoding methyl-accepting chemotaxis protein, with amino-acid sequence MTLRMSLNISVGLLLLIGFGMFSATAVITSAQKSDGLVINLAGRQRMLSQKMAKEALFYLQEIRAGRDATSTAAQVNKTARLFEMTLNALIDSGPAPISIDPEGETRGIPRASKSVREQLVQVRGLWGGYRSQIEEILANGTLRPDFIKQSLNVLSNMDKGVGMMQAESESRVRLLLGTQIGGILLMGLISFIICLMFYKNIVLAVRRIQASVQEMGLGDLDRMRRSGTDHAQNEIGLVARELAGMSESLSEVVGTSKRAADNVASGSSELSDVASLLARGTSEQGEAIEHISSLMGTIRTTISNTSKNSEQTRSIALNAAESAKQSGTSVSTALSAIKTIADKITVIEEIARQTNLLALNAAIEAARAGEHGKGFAVVAAEVRKLAERSGRAAGEISELSGNTVRISDEAEELLQRLVPEIERTAEMIEEINASSREQSEGADQVGGAIERLDKTIQQNVSVAERLSGTAAHLVEQADELQREMQFFKTRHSANRAVSPPSVVKVVHSSPPAIEE; translated from the coding sequence ATGACTTTGAGAATGAGTTTGAATATATCCGTTGGCTTGTTGCTACTCATCGGCTTTGGCATGTTCAGTGCCACGGCAGTGATCACCTCTGCACAAAAAAGTGATGGGCTGGTGATTAATTTGGCCGGGCGTCAGCGTATGCTGAGCCAGAAAATGGCCAAGGAAGCACTTTTCTATCTTCAGGAAATACGGGCAGGGCGAGATGCGACTTCCACTGCCGCGCAGGTGAACAAGACTGCCCGTCTTTTTGAAATGACACTCAACGCATTGATCGATTCCGGCCCGGCTCCCATATCCATTGATCCCGAGGGCGAGACAAGGGGTATTCCCCGGGCTTCCAAGTCCGTGAGGGAACAATTGGTACAGGTTCGTGGGCTTTGGGGAGGCTATCGATCCCAGATAGAAGAGATTCTTGCCAATGGGACATTACGGCCGGATTTCATCAAGCAAAGCCTGAATGTACTTTCAAATATGGACAAGGGTGTCGGCATGATGCAGGCGGAGTCCGAGAGTCGGGTTCGGTTGTTATTGGGCACACAGATCGGTGGTATTCTTTTGATGGGTCTTATTTCATTTATCATCTGCCTGATGTTTTACAAAAATATTGTTTTGGCGGTGCGCAGGATTCAGGCTTCCGTGCAAGAGATGGGGTTGGGTGATCTGGACAGGATGAGGCGAAGCGGAACCGACCACGCTCAAAACGAGATAGGGCTGGTTGCCAGGGAACTGGCCGGCATGAGCGAAAGCTTGAGCGAGGTCGTGGGAACTTCCAAAAGGGCTGCGGACAACGTTGCTTCCGGGAGTTCCGAGCTTTCGGATGTCGCATCTCTTCTTGCTCGTGGCACCAGTGAGCAGGGGGAGGCCATAGAGCATATTTCTTCACTTATGGGGACAATTCGAACCACTATTTCAAACACTTCAAAGAATTCAGAACAGACTCGAAGTATTGCTCTCAACGCAGCGGAGAGTGCCAAACAGAGCGGGACATCCGTCAGTACGGCGCTGAGTGCTATCAAGACGATTGCCGACAAGATAACAGTCATCGAGGAAATCGCGCGGCAGACCAATCTGTTGGCATTGAACGCGGCGATTGAGGCAGCCAGGGCCGGGGAGCATGGCAAGGGGTTTGCCGTGGTGGCGGCCGAAGTTCGCAAGCTGGCAGAACGCAGTGGCCGGGCCGCCGGGGAAATCAGTGAACTTTCCGGCAATACGGTTCGTATTTCCGATGAAGCCGAGGAATTGTTGCAGCGGCTGGTTCCCGAGATTGAGCGAACGGCTGAAATGATTGAAGAGATCAACGCGTCAAGCAGAGAGCAGAGCGAAGGGGCCGATCAGGTGGGTGGGGCTATTGAGCGCCTCGACAAAACCATCCAGCAGAATGTCTCCGTGGCCGAGCGTTTGTCCGGAACAGCCGCCCATTTGGTGGAACAGGCCGATGAGTTGCAGCGTGAAATGCAGTTTTTCAAGACCCGACACAGTGCAAACCGTGCGGTGTCTCCACCCTCGGTGGTCAAGGTGGTTCACTCCTCCCCACCTGCCATCGAGGAGTAA
- a CDS encoding 5-formyltetrahydrofolate cyclo-ligase, protein MFRRDFKASRDGSPTILSLITGNEPAGEPPTRLRWIVLQRRAMLISMVDVDKKELRKKLLTKRSSLPQKTILDASNAAMELLRQIPEWKTAREILVYWPIRGELDVRPLITELWQRQVSVLMPRCRPDAYGEMDLACASCEDDLTPGPFSIMEPDAHKCPSVQECSPDLAIIPGVCFDRRGYRLGFGGGYYDRLLATPDMQLALKIGVGYTFQLIEELPIQPWDMPVDIVCTEEELWRP, encoded by the coding sequence GTGTTCCGCCGAGACTTCAAAGCCTCTCGGGATGGAAGCCCAACGATTCTTTCCCTGATAACCGGAAACGAACCAGCCGGAGAACCGCCCACGCGGTTACGCTGGATTGTCCTGCAGCGCCGTGCTATGCTCATCAGCATGGTTGATGTCGATAAAAAAGAACTCCGCAAGAAGCTCCTGACCAAAAGAAGCTCTCTGCCGCAGAAAACGATCCTTGACGCAAGCAACGCGGCCATGGAACTGCTTCGGCAGATTCCCGAGTGGAAAACAGCCAGGGAAATTCTGGTCTACTGGCCTATCCGGGGAGAGCTTGACGTGCGGCCTCTTATCACGGAACTCTGGCAGCGTCAGGTTTCTGTGCTGATGCCGCGCTGTCGCCCTGATGCGTACGGAGAAATGGACCTGGCCTGTGCTTCCTGTGAAGACGACCTGACCCCCGGTCCCTTTTCGATCATGGAACCCGATGCCCACAAATGCCCGTCTGTGCAGGAATGCAGCCCTGATCTGGCCATTATCCCCGGAGTCTGTTTTGATCGGCGCGGCTATCGACTCGGTTTCGGCGGCGGCTATTACGATCGTCTGCTGGCCACACCCGACATGCAGCTCGCGCTTAAAATCGGCGTCGGCTATACCTTTCAACTTATTGAAGAATTGCCAATCCAACCCTGGGACATGCCTGTAGACATTGTCTGTACCGAAGAGGAATTATGGCGTCCATAG